In one window of Brassica rapa cultivar Chiifu-401-42 chromosome A07, CAAS_Brap_v3.01, whole genome shotgun sequence DNA:
- the LOC117126878 gene encoding F-box/LRR-repeat/kelch-repeat protein At1g09650 produces the protein MKQKGKRNRSDMGQVPQVLVEEILERLDVKSLVRFTSVSKQWSSMIKSRSFALRHLIRAQSRDPHILVGGDQLRCESNPYPWLRTLELLDPFIMVNYIPKPNRTSPQFTQSCDGLVCIYDFEQVVYVFNPATRWCRFLPPAMIQQINNLSISQVGISRRPFLGFGKDAVTSKYKIVWLYNPLEPDLDGQTTTCEVFDFTTYTWRHVIGSPHLICDDFKSHPVHLDGSINWLTAYLNGTTKIVCFDLHTEVFQVMSEIPIAHADPHRSIMCSLHNRLCVSEMKRNNIQDIWLLNSLKVWEKTYSINLTLIVRLYGEYNGFPISPVTVFDKTRLLYLHPIITQPSLLIQDTIQESDRFAFSGLDYFNHVITFVPSLISI, from the exons ATGAAACAAAAAGGAAAGAGAAACAGAAGCGATATGGGACAAGTACCACAGGTTCTTGTGGAAGAGATCTTAGAGAGACTTGACGTAAAATCGCTGGTAAGATTTACATCTGTTTCCAAGCAGTGGAGCTCGATGATCAAATCGAGATCCTTTGCATTGAGACATCTGATCAGAGCGCAGTCACGAGATCCCCATATACTCGTAGGGGGTGATCAACTTCGCTGTGAATCAAATCCTTACCCTTGGCTAAGGACTTTAGAATTACTTGATCCATTTATTATGGTCAATTATATCCCCAAACCAAATCGAACAAGTCCTCAATTCACTCAAAGCTGTGATGGTCTTGTTTGCATCTACGATTTTGAACAAGTGGTGTATGTCTTCAATCCAGCGACTAGATGGTGTCGATTTCTTCCTCCGGCTATGATTCAACAAATCAACAATCTTAGTA tttctcAAGTAGGTATTTCCAGACGACCTTTTCTAGGGTTTGGTAAAGACGCTGTGACAAGCAAGTACAAGATTGTGTGGTTATACAATCCTTTAGAACCAGATCTAGATGGTCAAACCACTACTTGCGAGGTTTTTGATTTCACCACTTATACATGGAGACATGTGATTGGCTCTCCACACCTGATATGTGATGATTTCAAATCTCACCCGGTACATTTAGATGGATCAATTAACTGGCTTACTGCTTATCTTAATGGGACAACAAAGATAGTATGTTTTGATCTTCACACTGAGGTTTTTCAAGTGATGTCAGAAATTCCGATTGCTCATGCAGATCCTCATCGAAGTATCATGTGCAGTCTGCATAATCGTCTCTGCGTATCCGAGATGAAACGCAACAACATTCAGGATATATGGTTACTGAATTCACTTAAGGTATGGGAGAAGACTTACAGTATAAATCTAACACTGATTGTTCGGTTATATGGCGAATACAATGGTTTTCCAATATCACCGGTCACAGTTTTTGACAAAACAAGGTTACTATATCTTCACCCGATTATCACACAACCTTCTTTACTGATACAAGATACTATACAAGAGTCGGATCGTTTTGCGTTCTCCGGACTGGATTATTTCAACCATGTGATTACTTTTGTTCCAAGCTTGATCTCTATTTAG